Below is a window of Conger conger chromosome 16, fConCon1.1, whole genome shotgun sequence DNA.
TTGGACTGAAGTAGGATGGATGCTTTGAAGTGAAAAACGGCTTCTGCAATTATTATTGATACCCCCGGTGTAATACTTTGTGCAGAGGTGACAGCCATGAGTATTTTTCTATCATTTCTGATAACATACTTAGAGGGTTTATTgtccattcctccatgcagaacatttcagaatcatCCTTGGGGTACCcacctcttcagttcagaccacaggtttttcatgggatttaagtctggagactgaggtggccaatggccattgcagaatatggctgttgtttttacttagcCAGGTCTGCgtagattttgatgtatgcttggagtcattgtcctgctagaCAATATACCTACGACCAAGTATTGCCAATTTTTGTTAGATTTTATCTAGAATAATTGTTAGGCGTGGCAATAACTTtagcacctgtggttttcagaaacagagccattataaaaaaaatttaaaatgtaaaaaaaatgtttttaaataattgaaacatgtaaatgtattgaaataaaaatatttagttttactatatgtttgaacataaaatatagatcattatccttgttgtttattatatgcagccttttttctaaatttttatgatgggtgccaataattctggagccgaCTGTATAGCAATTGAACAAAATGCCATTACAAGAGGTATTCAGCTAACATTTATTATGAAAGCAcgttataaataaataaaaatattttacaatgtcCATTAACGTCCATGAAAGCATTTCATGAACAACAGTGGTCTTTATTTTAATCAACCGGTCCAGCCAGCAGCtatagaaaaaatatttatacatttattgtaCACAAGAAAATGTCCTCTCTGTTGGTCTTGATTCTCTTTCATAGAATTGGGCACCTTTCAAGAAGTTTGTTTGGGTTTTCTCGCGGAATTGGATCCCAGGACATATCGGAGATCAGTGCCGATGCTGGGACGGCGAGCTAAAGGACACAACGCCCCAAGGGGAGCGTCGGGTTCGAGCGCTCTCTTCCCTCTGGCACCCCGTCGCCTAGAGCGCAGCGCCTGATAAGAGCGGATGGAGATGCTACGGTGCATAGACGGCAGGGTTTCCGTGGGGAGTCCTCCGCTTTTTGCCAAGGCCCCGAACATCTCCTCCAGATTGGTGCAGTCTTTGGCGGACGTCTCGAAAGAGATGCAGTCGTTCCCGAGAAACTGGCCAACCTCCGCCTGGCTGACGTCTCTGTCCTTCGGATCCAAGTCCACTTTGTTCACACATACTACAATTGGGACGCGTGCGCTTGTTTTATGCTTCAGGAGCTTGGTCTTCGCAGCCACGATCTCTTTACGCAGCGCGCGAACCTCCTCGAAAGAGCTTCTTTCATCCACACTGCATACCAGGAGAAAGATGTCACCTGAGAAACATGAAAAGGGAAACCGACGTCAGAACGACCATGTAacgtgcatttaaaaaatggtaaTAGCCTATTCAGTCCTTCGCCTAAGTGTATCTGATAAATAAAGCAACTAAAtaagcaagaaaataaacactGAGCCCAAATATGTATCCCAGTGGGTCAATTATATCCCTTCGGCTTATTCAATTTATTCAGACACAAGCAACGTACAAGTCGTGACTTCCAATTCCAATTTTGAGACGCATACATTTTCACCTGGCGTTATTGTCAATCTGAGGTATGTGCCTGTTATTATTTGCGTAATAAGCTTTCTCGTGAAGGGAGATTTGCATTTCTGGAATAGTGTCCACGAAGCAAGTGCTTATCTCAAAATGTTTATCTGTATCAGAAGCTAATCTGTATCTGAAAGCTATTTTATCGATTTACCATAACAGTGCACTATGTTATTCTCTCTATCGAACTGTGAGGCAATATTCACAATATATATTCTTTCAGACAATGGAGACCCGGACAGCTTACAAACTACAACACACCTGTAAGGATGGACAGCCTGCGCTTAGCGGGGAAACCTCTCTCTCCGGAGGCATCCAGGATGTCTATCTGGTAGTTCTCACCGCGGATCTGGTAGAGTTTTCTGTGGAAGTCTTCAGAGGTGGGTTCGTACTGATCCGCGAAGCCGTCCCGTAGGAACCGCCGCAGGATGGATGTCTTGCCCGTTCTCGGCGCGCCCAGTACCACTATGCGCCGGCAGTTCTGTGGCTTAGCGGGACATAGTTTGACCTTCCGCGGCTCGTGCTCCAGAGGGCTTGGGCTAGACTGACCGCGCAGCACCAGAGCAGCTAACGGATCGAGCACGGGGCTCTTGCAGAGGATATTATCAGAAGACGCGTGCCGATTGCCAGCGCTTGTTGACAGCGAAACCCTCGTTTTATTTTCCTGGTGTCTCCAATGTCCAGTGACCGTTTTAATTATACCTACACCAGCCTTGGAAATGGCAGACACCTTGAGTCCAGACGCGGCCAAGTGCTGAGTAGCGTTTTTATAGTGCAAGAGAATTTTGGCTGAGCCGCTAGATGCACTTCTACCACATGGAGACTTTGGTCTGCTGCACACGCAGCCTTGTCGGACAGCTGGCAGGAGGTTCTCAGGGTGATCCGCTCTAGAGTCTCTTCTCTCGGCGGGCGCTTTGACAGTGAAGTGTACTTGCTCAGTTGTTTTTAGCTCCATAGCTATTTCTTCCTTGACACAGGCGTGCACTGGCATCCAACTGCTCCCGTTCTGCAGTACTGCGTACGAGATGCAGCTCTGTTAAAACCGTGCGTCCCTTGTCTGCTTAGGACTGGATGTGCTTTGGCTTATATACCCCACTCTAGAGCCTCAGTGTCGCCACGTCATTGATCACCAGTTACAATCTCCATAGAACTATGCCAGGCTCCCTTTCTGACCATCGCACCGCACAAACGTACAAACCTATTACAGATTAATGAAACTTATACACGCACTCACCTTTATTGATGAAGGTGGTTACTGAAGGTATAGTGATATGTATAATATGAAAATACGCATAGGATGTATAACGTTTAGTTaattacacacatgcatacatagcTACAGTATACCCATATGCTTAATTAGAGTAACCAATTTacaagcttattattattatcattatcattatcattatcattatcattattattattattttactttaaatGTATTCCAAAATAGACCTGTGCTAAATATATCCTATTGGTTTATTTTGAGAATTCTCTGGCTTGGGATGAGTGGGTGATTTCCCGTTATCCAGGTAATAGATCACGTGTTCGTAGAAGGCGAGCGATGGTGGAACGCGGTAGCTGTGACAAAGGCCATAGAGGGATATTAGTCATCTGGAGGATGGTGTTTTCCCGAAAAACATAAATCTGTCAGGTCCGCATCGTGCCTTTCAGGCATAAACGCAGTAGGCAAAATATTGCCTTTTTTGTCTGCAGTGCAATACACAGCCAAATGGTAATACCGTTACCATGGCTACGAGCAAAAGTGTAGAGAGTGATAAAGATTTTTTGAGCATAGACATTGTTTCcggctaaga
It encodes the following:
- the LOC133115187 gene encoding GTP-binding protein Rhes-like, coding for MPVHACVKEEIAMELKTTEQVHFTVKAPAERRDSRADHPENLLPAVRQGCVCSRPKSPCGRSASSGSAKILLHYKNATQHLAASGLKVSAISKAGVGIIKTVTGHWRHQENKTRVSLSTSAGNRHASSDNILCKSPVLDPLAALVLRGQSSPSPLEHEPRKVKLCPAKPQNCRRIVVLGAPRTGKTSILRRFLRDGFADQYEPTSEDFHRKLYQIRGENYQIDILDASGERGFPAKRRLSILTGDIFLLVCSVDERSSFEEVRALRKEIVAAKTKLLKHKTSARVPIVVCVNKVDLDPKDRDVSQAEVGQFLGNDCISFETSAKDCTNLEEMFGALAKSGGLPTETLPSMHRSISIRSYQALRSRRRGARGKRALEPDAPLGALCPLARRPSIGTDLRYVLGSNSARKPKQTS